The genomic window ATTGCGCTTTCGATGCCAACGCTCCTTGGATATGCTCGCCTTCCACCAACTGGTTCTCGATGTCCGGCGCGTGCTTCTCGAAGCACTTGCAATAGTAATCCTTCCGGCAGATCGTGCACGGAATGTTCAAGAGCCGGTTCACGCTGGACACCTTCCACTCCGGGTCCCGACGCATAAATACGCGAGCCTTCGAGCGGTCCGTGAACGTAACGATGAACTGGTACAGGCCGAGCTCCTCGTTATGATCCGACAGCGCGACGTTATCGATCACAAGCTTTGTTCTCAATACGGATAGCCCCTTTGCCTTAGAAAATATAGCCGTTACATAAGTTTACTCATTTTCACCCCATAAAGTCAAAAATGAATCCGAATGTCAGGAATCCGCGGCTTTCTCGTCGCTCGTCTGCGCCGCCGCCAGCACGGGGAAGCCGAGCACCTTCTTCAAGTCGTTCATCTCCCGTCGCAGCGCCCGGACTTGCTGGCGAAGCGAGGTCATCTCCTCCTCGAGCCGAAACAGCTGCGACTCCGAGCCCTTAGGCTCTCCTTCCGACAACGGGCGCGCTTCGAGCGATAACGCGGGGATCGTCGTCTTCCGCCGCTGCATCAGCCCTTGGAAATCGCCGACCTCATAGCGTTCGATGAATCGCTGAAGCGCATCGGCTCGAATCTTCCAACCGATCCTCCGATTTTCCGGCGGTTCCGCTTCGATATAGCCCTCGTTGAGCCATTTGCGAACCTCTTGTTTGTCTCGGGCGATACCGCGCTCCTTCAGCACTTGGAACGCGTCTCGCACGTTATACGTTAACATTATTACCCTCCTGTCAGTATGGAAAATGTTGATATGCATATTATAAAATAAGGCATATTAATCATCAACGAATCGATAGAATCAGATTGGAAACAATTTTTGTAACTCGGGCGTCTAATCGTTACAATAGGTACATTCATTCCATGAGCGGAAGGAAGCGTACCGATGACACGCGATGAGAACTGGACCGTGCTGGGCAGCCGCCGCACGCGTTATCGATTTTTCGAGATTGTACAGGAAGAAGTGAAGACGTTCCAAGGCCGCACCGTCGAGATGGAGTACGCCCGCATGCCCGAAGGCGTGTGCGTGCTGCCGCTGCTGGACGGCGGCCGTGCCGTCGCGTGCATCCGGCAGTACCGGCATGCGATCCGCTCCTGGCAGTGGGAGCTGCCGGCCGGCGGGGTGGATGCGGGCGTGGAGCCGCTCGAGATGGCGAAGAGGGAGCTCGAGGAGGAGACCGGCTACTCGGCGGCTGCGTGGACGTCGCTTGGGTCGTTCTACCCGTCCTTCGGCTCTACGGATCAGCTGATCCACCTGTTCGTCGCCGAAGGCTTGCGCTCGGGTCAGCAGCGGCTGGAAGCGGGGGAGGAGCTCGACGTAGTCGAGGTGCCGATGGAGACGTTCCGCGAGATGGTCGCGAGCGGCGAGCTGCGCCACGGCGCGGCGCTCGCTTGTGTCGCGCGATGGTGGGCGATGGGGTCGGGGAAATAAATTGGGGGGATGGCATGCGAGGATTTCTGTGTTTCGGTTGGGCATGCCTGCTCGTGGTATGTACATGTATCTGGGATTTGACGGAGCTTACGGACTCCTCGCGGTTGTCTCCGCCGGTTTGGGCGACGGCGCCCGATTGGACGGCTTTCTTCAACGGGTACTCGCTCTTCGGGGAGATGTTTCTTAGGAAGGTCGGACATTTCATCGGCTTCGGGGTGCTGCAGATATTGTTCTTTTATTATTGGAAAAGGTGGTCCGCTTCCGTCGGCGCAGCCGTCTCGTTGGCGCTGCTGACGGAGCTTGCGCAGCCGTTGTTTTCCCGCGGCGGCCGGGCGCTCGACGTCGTCGTGGACTGCGCCGGCACCGGAGCCGCGGTACTCGTCTTGCTGGCGGTACAAGCCGTGCGCGCGGGGATCGCTAATAGCAAAAAGAGGGCCCTTCCCTAAGTTCTAA from Paenibacillus antri includes these protein-coding regions:
- a CDS encoding VanZ family protein, with protein sequence MRGFLCFGWACLLVVCTCIWDLTELTDSSRLSPPVWATAPDWTAFFNGYSLFGEMFLRKVGHFIGFGVLQILFFYYWKRWSASVGAAVSLALLTELAQPLFSRGGRALDVVVDCAGTGAAVLVLLAVQAVRAGIANSKKRALP
- a CDS encoding NUDIX domain-containing protein, encoding MTRDENWTVLGSRRTRYRFFEIVQEEVKTFQGRTVEMEYARMPEGVCVLPLLDGGRAVACIRQYRHAIRSWQWELPAGGVDAGVEPLEMAKRELEEETGYSAAAWTSLGSFYPSFGSTDQLIHLFVAEGLRSGQQRLEAGEELDVVEVPMETFREMVASGELRHGAALACVARWWAMGSGK